The Denitrificimonas caeni genome has a segment encoding these proteins:
- a CDS encoding autotransporter assembly complex protein TamA — translation MSTGIRRIAVICSTAVLLILWSFASYAQDRLDVQVTPKSAALKKNIEVYIHDLSEGDAKSLNAMKRAVQERARLASEALGYYQAKIVVRVTDDANPVMQVLVDRGEPVRLRSVNIVVEGPAAELPAFALPDDKRLEVGARLDHSAYDDVKSMLQNQALRFGFFAAHFTKSELLIDPQIGAADINLLFDSGPRYLLGPVSFSEKAKIDSQLLEHLVPFKPGTPYNSALVAKLNQNLQSSGYFEDVRVDAVGAADGPLEIPVTVSLTPIKPRTLSLGAGFSTDVGPRARFGWERHRVNAKGHKLGFDSEVSKPRQNVSTWYQVPLSEPLTDYVRFFTGYQREDLVDVDSRLINIGALWQSRLPSDWMRVLSLTWEQEQYNFGSGSKDGRSSFLMPGVSYSVLHSDSPIDPSRGYRLQWEVRGAKQDVLADADLLHVTALSRGLITLADKHRFLGRVQIGAISTNNYNKIPPSLRFFAGGDQSVRGYGYQTLSPRDRRGKREGGRYMIASSVEYQYSFAEQWRAATFIDNGNAFNSLSDSLKTAVGVGIRWVSPVGPIRLDLAQPLNDDKGWRIHFSMGPEL, via the coding sequence AGTACTGGAATCAGGCGTATCGCCGTCATCTGCAGTACCGCTGTGCTGCTAATCCTGTGGTCTTTTGCCAGCTATGCACAAGACCGTCTCGATGTTCAGGTGACACCAAAGAGTGCTGCGCTGAAAAAAAACATTGAAGTGTATATTCATGATTTAAGCGAGGGTGATGCCAAGTCGCTGAATGCGATGAAGCGTGCCGTGCAAGAGCGTGCGCGCTTGGCCAGTGAGGCACTGGGGTATTACCAAGCAAAAATTGTCGTGCGGGTGACCGATGATGCCAATCCAGTGATGCAGGTGCTGGTGGATCGCGGTGAGCCGGTGCGTTTGCGGTCGGTAAATATTGTCGTGGAAGGACCAGCTGCAGAGTTGCCGGCCTTTGCTTTGCCGGATGATAAGCGTTTAGAAGTCGGTGCGCGTCTTGATCACAGTGCCTATGACGATGTGAAAAGTATGCTGCAAAATCAGGCTTTACGCTTTGGTTTTTTTGCCGCGCATTTTACTAAAAGCGAGTTGCTGATTGATCCACAAATTGGCGCTGCTGATATCAACCTGTTGTTTGACAGCGGCCCACGTTATTTACTGGGGCCGGTCAGCTTTTCCGAGAAAGCCAAAATTGACTCGCAGCTACTGGAACACTTAGTGCCCTTCAAGCCTGGTACACCCTACAACTCTGCGCTGGTCGCCAAGCTTAATCAAAACTTGCAGTCCAGTGGCTACTTTGAAGATGTGCGCGTGGATGCGGTGGGCGCTGCGGACGGACCTTTGGAAATTCCAGTTACCGTCAGCTTAACCCCAATTAAGCCGCGCACGCTCAGTTTAGGTGCGGGGTTTTCCACCGACGTTGGCCCCCGTGCCCGCTTTGGTTGGGAGCGGCACCGGGTCAACGCCAAAGGTCATAAGCTGGGTTTTGACAGTGAGGTTTCTAAACCACGACAAAACGTTTCGACCTGGTATCAGGTGCCATTGTCGGAGCCGCTGACCGATTATGTCCGCTTTTTCACCGGTTATCAGCGTGAGGATTTGGTGGATGTTGATAGCCGTTTAATTAATATTGGTGCCCTGTGGCAGTCGCGACTCCCCAGTGATTGGATGCGAGTGCTCTCGCTGACGTGGGAGCAAGAGCAATATAACTTTGGCTCAGGCAGTAAAGATGGCCGCAGTAGCTTTTTAATGCCGGGCGTAAGTTATTCCGTGCTACATAGCGATTCCCCCATTGATCCGAGTCGCGGTTACCGCTTGCAGTGGGAAGTGCGTGGCGCCAAGCAAGATGTGCTGGCCGATGCTGATTTGTTACATGTCACTGCTTTAAGTCGCGGACTGATCACTCTTGCTGATAAGCATCGCTTCCTTGGCCGTGTACAAATTGGGGCAATTTCCACCAATAACTATAATAAAATACCGCCGTCCTTACGCTTTTTTGCCGGTGGCGACCAAAGTGTGCGCGGTTATGGTTATCAAACCTTATCGCCCCGTGATCGCCGTGGTAAGCGAGAAGGTGGACGTTACATGATTGCGAGCAGTGTTGAGTATCAATACAGCTTTGCTGAGCAGTGGCGCGCGGCAACCTTTATTGATAACGGTAATGCCTTTAACTCCTTGAGCGACAGCCTTAAAACCGCTGTGGGTGTGGGTATTCGTTGGGTATCGCCAGTGGGGCCGATCCGCTTAGATTTAGCCCAACCCTTGAATGATGACAAAGGCTGGCGGATTCACTTTTCCATGGGGCCAGAGCTATGA